The following is a genomic window from Caldicellulosiruptor danielii.
TCACTCAAATGCAAAAATATTCACTTTCGTTTGAAGATGCTCTAAAAGAAGCTCAGGAAAAAGGATACGCAGAAAGAAACCCAAGCAATGATATAGAGGGTCATGATGCATGTAGAAAGATTGCAATTCTCTCATCTATTGCATACTCTCATTATGTAAACTATGAAAGCATTTATACAGAAGGGATATCCAAGATAACAAAAGAAGATATGGAGTATGCTGAAGAGCTTGGATGCACAATAAAGCTCATTGCAATGAGCAAAAAGATAGATGACAAAAAAGTAGTTGCAAGAGTTTCGCCTCTTATGATATCTTACAAAAGCCCGTTTGCAAACGTGGATGACGTGTTCAATGCAATTTTGGTAAAAGGCGATGCAATTGGTGATGTGATGTTTTATGGCCAAGGTGCTGGAAAACTTCCAACAGCAAGCGCTGTTGTTGGCGACATCATAGACATTGTAAAACACATTGACAAGTCTTATGTCTACACATGGGCAATCTCAGGGGACATTGAAGTTGTTGACATTGAAAATACATCCTGCAGGTTCTTTGTAAGAGTGAAATGTAAAGACTTCACCAAGGCAAAAGATGCTGTGTCTCTCATCTTTAATGACTGCATGATAGTAAATACACACAGACCAATAGGCACAAACGAATTTGCGTTTGTGACACATGAGATGAAAGAAAGTGAGTTCAAAGAAAAGATTTCCCAGCTTGAAAAGATTTCTGTTGTAGAAAAGGTCTTGTCTATTGTTAGATACGATGAAAATATATAAGCAAAGTGTCTGGAGGTAAGTTTAAAAAATGATTTCTGTAAAGGTCCCGGCATCGTCGGCAAACCTTGGTGCCGGATTTGACTGTATGGGTGTTGCTTTAAAGCTTTACAACATCATTGAAGTTGAAGAAATTGAAAAAGGACTTATAATTACTTCATCACCGGATGACCCATCAATTGCAAAGGATGAAAACAACCTCGTGTTCAGAGCTATGAAGACGGTGTTTGATGAGGTTGGCTGGTATCCCAGAGGGCTTAGGATAAACCTTATAAACGAAATTCCTCTGACGCGCGGGCTTGGTTCTTCTGCCGCATGTATCTCAGGCGGAATATATGCTGCAAATTTGCTCAGTGGTGGAAAACTTTCTGAAGAAGAGATGATTTATTTAGCTGCAAAGATGGAGGGTCATCCAGACAACTCAACACCAGCGATGATTGGCGGGCTTGTGTTTGCAGTGCTGGAAGATAAAAAGGTAAATTATATCAAGTTTGTTGTGCCCGCAAGGCTCAAGTTTGCAGTGTTCATCCCTGATTTTCAGCTATCTACAGAATATGCAAGAAATATTCTGCCAAAATACATTGAGTTTAAAGATGCCGTGTTTAACATCGGTAGAGCAACGCTTTTTGCAAGTGCAATCACAACAGGAAACTATGAGCTTTTGCCGGCTGCAACACAGGATAGGCTTCACCAGCCGTACAGAAAAAAGCTCATTCCAGACTTTGATAAAATTGTTAACCTGTCTATAGAAGCCGGCGCAAAAGGAGCGTTTTTGTCTGGCGCAGGACCTTCTATAATCGCTC
Proteins encoded in this region:
- a CDS encoding homoserine dehydrogenase; the encoded protein is MAKVAIMGFGVVGSGVWEVLTKNASSIAKRAGEEISVKYILDIRDFPDHPAKDLMIKDFDAILNDPEVSIVVETIGGLEPAYTYTKKLLLNGKHVVTSNKELVAKHGPELLKIAKENNINYFFEASVGGGIPIIRPLQNCLAGNQITEIAGILNGTTNYILTQMQKYSLSFEDALKEAQEKGYAERNPSNDIEGHDACRKIAILSSIAYSHYVNYESIYTEGISKITKEDMEYAEELGCTIKLIAMSKKIDDKKVVARVSPLMISYKSPFANVDDVFNAILVKGDAIGDVMFYGQGAGKLPTASAVVGDIIDIVKHIDKSYVYTWAISGDIEVVDIENTSCRFFVRVKCKDFTKAKDAVSLIFNDCMIVNTHRPIGTNEFAFVTHEMKESEFKEKISQLEKISVVEKVLSIVRYDENI
- the thrB gene encoding homoserine kinase, with the protein product MISVKVPASSANLGAGFDCMGVALKLYNIIEVEEIEKGLIITSSPDDPSIAKDENNLVFRAMKTVFDEVGWYPRGLRINLINEIPLTRGLGSSAACISGGIYAANLLSGGKLSEEEMIYLAAKMEGHPDNSTPAMIGGLVFAVLEDKKVNYIKFVVPARLKFAVFIPDFQLSTEYARNILPKYIEFKDAVFNIGRATLFASAITTGNYELLPAATQDRLHQPYRKKLIPDFDKIVNLSIEAGAKGAFLSGAGPSIIALVDENYEVFEQNVKNALASMELAANWDLVILEADNSGATVFSVQSTGLKR